Proteins from one Telopea speciosissima isolate NSW1024214 ecotype Mountain lineage chromosome 1, Tspe_v1, whole genome shotgun sequence genomic window:
- the LOC122654425 gene encoding F-box protein At2g26160-like encodes MGNWSELCDDILGLIVDRFLAIEDIVRFGAVCRTWRSVSAEKWRFSIAYPWLMLAEKEDSDNRGFYSLATQMVYHLNLPKARGRRCWSSCGWLITFGFDWEIDLLNPFSGDKIQLPPQPKPENDFPTELCLHRIFLRKVILSSRPNKTTPCEDDEKCVVMAIITGCKTLSFLRLGDEVWTPIDSKGIDDVIYFNGQFYAIDATGKVWMVDISSPQPKMIEFAEPGDDINIYAYFYLVESAGELFMLARDLYEGEGDQLMRIHETDGFDVYKFNFDNRKWMEVKSLDNRALFVGANTSFAIFPSNHLQCEPNCIYYTDDYPQGLKEGGGNDMGVFRLETEEIDDHYVGPDILSRISTPLWICPFL; translated from the coding sequence ATGGGGAACTGGTCTGAACTTTGTGATGACATTCTAGGATTGATTGTGGATCGTTTCTTGGCAATCGAAGATATTGTTCGTTTTGGTGCGGTTTGCCGGACGTGGCGATCAGTTTCAGCCGAGAAGTGGCGCTTCTCTATTGCGTATCCCTGGCTGATGCTTGCGGAGAAGGAAGATAGTGACAACCGTGGCTTCTACAGTCTCGCCACCCAAATGGTTTACCACTTGAACTTGCCAAAGGCCCGTGGCAGGCGGTGTTGGTCCTCCTGCGGTTGGTTGATAACTTTTGGGTTTGATTGGGAGATTGACTTGTTAAACCCCTTTTCTGGGGATAAAATTCAGCTTCCACCTCAACCAAAACCCGAAAATGATTTCCCCACTGAGTTATGTCTCCACCGGATTTTTTTAAGGAAAGTGATATTGTCCTCAAGACCCAACAAAACAACCCCttgtgaagatgatgaaaaatGCGTGGTTATGGCGATAATTACCGGATGCAAGACATTATCCTTCTTGAGATTGGGTGATGAAGTTTGGACTCCTATAGACAGTAAGGGTATCGATGACGTGATCTACTTCAATGGTCAATTCTATGCTATCGATGCAACTGGGAAAGTGTGGATGGTTGACATTTCTAGTCCTCAGCCAAAGATGATTGAGTTTGCTGAACCGGGGGATGATATAAACATTTATGCTTATTTTTATCTTGTGGAGTCAGCAGGAGAACTCTTTATGCTTGCACGGGATCTTTATGAGGGCGAGGGCGATCAACTTATGCGTATTCATGAAACAGATGGTTTTGATGTTTACAAGTTCAATTTTGATAACAGGAAGTGGATGGAGGTGAAGAGCCTGGACAACCGTGCCCTGTTTGTGGGTGCTAATACCTCCTTCGCCATCTTCCCTTCTAACCATTTACAATGCGAACCCAACTGTATCTATTACACCGATGACTACCCACAGGGTCTCAAGGAAGGAGGTGGTAATGACATGGGAGTGTTTCGGTTGGAGACTGAGGAAATTGATGATCACTATGTTGGCCCCGACATCCTTTCTCGTATTTCTACACCTCTTTGGATTTGTCCTTTtctgtag